Sequence from the Paenibacillus riograndensis SBR5 genome:
CCAAGTATTCGTTCATCTCTCTTTTTATGGCCGGTACCATTATTGCGATGATCATCATCCACCTGAATATGGATATCCGCATTATTGGAGCGCTTATGCTGCTGCCCATCTTCGCTTCGGCGATTTTTTACCGGCTGGATTTAACTTTTTTTACGTTTGCGCTGCAGGCTGTCGCTTTTTTTGTAATGTACCGGTGGGATTATTGGTTTAAGTATTTTTTTAGCTCGTTTGATCTGATTGCGATCCCGATTTTTCTGGTCGTGGGCACCTTGGTGGCCAGCATTATGATTATTAACGGGCGTGAGCTGGTCAGTGATCTGGAGGCATCGCTGATGGCGAAGCAGGACCTGCTGATTGAGAATGCGGTCATGCGCAAGCTGTCGACGACCGATGCGTTGACGGATCTGTACAATCATATTTCCTTCCATGAGTTCTACGACAAGGCGCTGGAGTATGGGGATCAAGGCGCACCGTTTCATCTGGCCCTGATTGATATCGATAATTTCAAGCTGATCAACGATAAATACGGCCACCGTGCCGGGGATATCATTTTGGCCAGGGTAGCCAAGGTCATTCGGGACCTCATATCATCGGCGGATATTGCCGCCCGTTATGGCGGGGAGGAGTTTGCCATTCTCTTTTTTGAGAAGACCTTTGAAGAGGCTGAAGCGATAGCGGACAAGATTCGCCTGCGGCTCTCCGGAACCCCGCATGAAGAAATGGACGGCGCGGCGGTAACCGTAAGTATCGGGCTTAAAAGCTACTCGCAAGGAACCACCAAAGAACAGCTGTTTGAGGAAGTGGACGCACTGCTCTATGCCGCCAAACACGAGGGAAAAAACAAAGTCCGGACTCCTTATTCATCCACGGTATTTACATAGCGCAAAATCCCGGCGAATGTTCTCGGGCAGCGCAGCTTTTAGATTTTACATAATCTGTTATTCGGAGTTTCCTTCCATACCTGCCTTCTTACGTGCCCGGAAACGGCGCACCTTCATCAGATTGCCGCACATTTTATCATCGCAATAACGTTTCGAACGGTTCCGGGTATCATCATAATAGACCCAGAGGCAATCCGGGTTCTCGCAGATGCGAAAGCGGGAGGTGTCCTTCTCCACAAGCGCAGCGGCAAAAGAAGACGCAATCTCCGCCATCACCTGCTCCCAATCCGGGCGCTGCGGTTGAAAGGAGATTTTTACCTTACCCTCCACACTCTGGACAACCTGCCGAATGACCGGCCCCATCAGCATATAACCGTTCAACCGCTCCAGCAGATCCCCGTCCGGGGGACAGTCCTGCACCAGCTTCTGTACCGCTTCCCGCAGTAAGCTCCTTAGCTGCTGCAATTGCTCCAGCTCTTTAGGCTCTGGCGGCAGCTCTGCCCGCAATGAATGCTGTTCCAGCCAGACGGCCAGCCACTCCTGATCTTGCAGCTTGTCCTTGTCTTTGCTGCGGTCGCCTGTCCGCCAATCCCGCCAGTAGCTGTTAATGAAATCATCCCACAACACAGGGTTTTCCTCCTTACGCTACATCACTTTCCACTGATTGTAACAGTTAAAATATAATTTTGCTAGTTACTTGATGCGTGGCAGAGAATATGCTACATTTCTATTGTAACTATTATTCGAGTCGTTAAATCGTTACACGGGTTGCGAAGCTGCTGAAACAGTACATGCAGTACAAAATTTAAGCGTATGTTTTGGAGCGGGTTTTGGTTCGAAGTGAATGGGGAAGAGAGCATATCGCTTATAAAACTCTTAGGAGGGTGAACATGCAGAATAAGATTAGTGATGTTTTGCTGCAAAATTGGGATTATGTCATGGATATCGAGGACTGGGCACCGCCGCTGAGCGCTGCATTGGAAGGGGTGACTAGTGAACAGGCCGTCTGGAAACCGCAAGGCGAAGCGGGCAACTCGATCTGGGAGACGGTCAACCACCTGACCTATTACAAGGAGCGTCTGCTTATCAAGCTCAAAGGCTTGCCGAAACTGCCTGAAGCAGAGAGCAATGATGCTACTTTTACCGTTACGGAGAGCGGGGAAGAGGCATGGGGGCACGCGGTAGCCAAGCTGAAACAAGTCCATGCTTCTCTGCGGGAAGTGATTGAGGCGCTGGAGGAAGGCGCATATGATTGGGGCGGTTCCGGACATGCTCCGGGAGAAGAAGTGATGAGCCTGATTCTGCATGATTCCTATCATACCGGACAGATCGTGCTGGTCCGCAAGCTGCAGGGCTCCTGGCCAACGAACCGCAGCTTCAATTAACAGACTACAGCCAGCTCCGCAGCACAGCATAAAGCCGCAGTTCCGTTTCTCCTTACAGGGAGGCCCGGAGCTGCGGCTATTTGTTTCAAACGGGAAAGAGTCAGGGTAATGGATTCTACACCCAAGAGATTCGAAAGGAGAGATAGATGATGGAACCGAACTACAAAGACAGAAGTGTTGAAGTGGAACGCACTGAGGTGCAGAAGAAATCGGATTCCAGCGTTGTCGCATCCACCTTTATCAAATACGCCGCTTACCTGATCATTTTTTTCGGACTGCTGTTCTTTCTGGTCAAGTATGTCTTCCCGTTGTTCTAGACGATATCAGGCAACACGCCGACATGCCAAAACCCATCCCGTAGATCACTGTGGGGTGGGTTTTGTGGTACGGATTCATATACCTATACTTCCCGCTGGATAGAGTCACGGGCTTCGGCGGAATTGCGGTAAAAAAACCAGCATTCGTTCAGCAGCTTGATCTGGCGCCGGTCCTTTTTGTAATAAGCCTTCATGAGCTGATGGCAGAGCCACTGCGGCAAGAGTACCCCTCCTCTGCATGCTAACATAGGATAGCATATGGGGTAACCCGCCCAATGGTGCAGCGGCAAGCCGGAATTTCCGTTCCTAGTGCACGCCTTCTTCTTCCTCTTCGTACCACTGCTCCAGCTGGGCTTGTAGCGCACGGATCTCCGTCAACAATGAAATGAGGGGATAATTGCTCTCCTGAATGGAGGAAAAAGCACTCTCCAGCCGGTTAATATAGGCCAATCCGGATTCCAGTGAATGCTCCTCGCGCAGCAGCTCCAGAGAGTCACACTCGGCAATGGCGAGCGGCAGATCCGGAACATTGTCCGCTGTCAGCTTGTCGATCTCTTTATTGAGGCGCAGATTGAGTGCGCTGAGCTGATAAGCATATTCCTCCGGCATCTCCACAAATTGCAATTCCTGATGCTGCTGCAAAATTACATATCGCATCTTTGGCATAAGTCATTCTCCCTCCGAACTTGTCTTCCTTCTTGACAGTGTAGCCTATGCACAAGTTACAATTCAAGTAGAGAGCGTAAATTCCTGTGGAGAGGACTTGTGAGAGAAACGATGACTAGAATGAGCAATGAAGAGCTGCAGCAGTGGATCGAGCAGGTATCGCAGGACAGCTTTGGTGTCCCGTTCCGCCACAAGGCGAGCTTTAACAGCCGGCTGAGCACCACGGGAGGCAGATATTTTATCAAAAGCCATAACATTGAGATCAATCCTATGCAGCTGGAAATGTTCGGGCGTGAAGAGACAGAGCGGATCATCAAGCATGAGCTGTGCCATTACCACCTGCATCTCTCGAAGCGGGGATATATGCACCGGGACGCCGATTTCAAAAAACTGCTCGCCATGGTTGGCGGAAGCCGCTTTTGCCAGACCCTGCCGGGAGCGAAGGCGCGGAAGCCGCTGCCTTACCGGTACAAGCTCGTCTGCACCGCATGTGCCACGGAATACCCGCGCAAGCGTAAGGCTGATCCGAAGCGCTACCGCTGCGGCAACTGTGCAGGCAAGCTTAAGCTGGTCGCACTGGAAGAATCCCGAGGAAAAGCTAAATAGCCGCTATTTTAGAGCTCGGTGTCGGTCTTGATGACCAATCCGAGCAGACCGGCGAAGGAAGCCGCCTGTTCTGCGGAGATGATACAGCCTGCGAGATCTTCGATATCGACATGCAGACCGGTGAAGCTGCAATCGCTGAGGTCGATTTCTTTTAGCCTGCAGCCCGCAAAGGTGGCCTGATCGATATCGCATTCCGAGAATCCGATGTGAGTCAGCTCCGCCTGATAATAATCGCTGCTGACCAGCCGGCAGTTCGTAAAAACCGTCCCTTTGAATTTTCCAAAGCGGAAACTGGCGAAATCCCCGATACAATCCACTATCCGTACATTTTGAAATCGGCCTCTGCTGAAGTCTGTGCCAATCAATTTACAATTCCGAAATTCTGTCCGGTGCACAAAAGCGTCACTGAAATTCACATTCGACAGATCACAATTTTCAAAGATCACATCCGTCAGCTCAATGGCATGAAGTGTGGACTCGGTAACCGTCACATTCCGGAAAATCACTTTGTCGAACGATACCCTGTCCGCTTCCTGATATTCAATCAGGCTGTCGCTGATCAGGCAGTGGCTGATTTCTTCCTTCGATTGGAGTGTATGGATCTGCTGTGGCAGCAAAGCATTTTCTTCAGTGATTTTGGGCGGATCGATTTTGTTGCTCATATTGGCCTCCATGTCATTGTAATTTGCCCGTTTTATTTGAGCTGGCCCATGCCGAGATTGACCCGGTAATTGCCGAACTCCAGCAGCTGGTCCAGGAAAGTGGCGAGCTCATCATGATCTTTGGCGTATACACGCATCCAGTAACAGCCCTCACCGCTGACCCGGTGCAGCTCGGCCACACTTCCATGCTCCAGGGCAAATTTTTGAAAAAGCGGATGCGCTTTGTTGGAGCTGAGGAACACGGTAATCAAAGCGTGAATGTTCTGCCCGAGCTTTTGCGGATTCCAGCGTACCGTATAGCCCTCGATAATCTCCAGCTCCCGCATTCTGCGGATTCGCGCGCCTACAGCCTGCCCTGTCATGTGTATTTTCTCCCCAATTTCCTTATGGCTCAACCGGGAATCTTCTATTATATAGTGTAGGATTCTGTAGTCTATATCATCTATTGCGTAGTTTTCCATTTTATCGCGAAATCCTTTCCGGGTGAAAGCAAAAATGATGAATCTCTTTCGCCGCACAATGTATTTTGAACGAAGCAGCTCTTATACTTAGATTGTAGCAGAAGACAGGATAGATGAAAGAGGTGTTTATATTGAAAATTCAGCTCATCCGCAACGCGGCCCTATGGCTGGAATACGGCGGTATAACTTTTCTGGTAGATCCCATGCTCAGCGAACAAGAGGCGAATCCGCCCATTCCGAATTCTCCCAATGCACGAAGAAATCCGCTGGTGCCCTTGCCGGGGCCTGTTCAGCAATGGCTCGCACCTGACGCTGTACTCGTTACGCATTTGCATCAGGATCATTGGGATGAAGCGGCAGTGTCTCTTTTGCCCCATGAACTTCCCGTGTTATGCCAGGACGGAGACGAAGGGACTTTATCGGCACAGGGCTTTGGGCATGTATCTGTGGTTGAGGACCATGCGGCGAAGAACTTCCGGGGGGTGACTTTGAAGCGGACCGGCGGCCGGCATGGCACAGGAGAAATCGGGGAGCTTATGGGCAAGGTGTCAGGTTTTGTGTTCCGAGCCGAAGGCGAGCCGGTCTTGTATGTGGCCGGTGACACGATTTGGTGCGATGAAGTGAAAGTAGCCCTGGATGAACACAAGCCGGAGGTCATCATCGTTAATGCCGGGGGAGCACAATTCCTGACCGGAGGCCATATTACCATGAATGAGCAGGACATTATAGAGCTGTGCCGCTATGCGCCGGAAGCATCAGTGATTGCTGTGCACATGGAAGCCATCAACCATTGCCTGGTTACCCGTGAACAGCTTGCCGCCCGGCTGGAGCAGGAGGGATTGCTGGGGCGTGTCAAGATTCCGGCGGACGGGGAATGGTGTTGAACAGGGCATTGGCCAGGGGAGACTGAAAACGATCTCAAAAATATTGAGTTATGCTTGACTAGACCACAAAATCATGATAAATTATTTCTTGTTCATGTTAATGTTCCCTGATAGCTCAGTTGGTAGAGCACTCGACTGTTAATCGAGTTGTCACAGGTTCGAGTCCTGTTCGGGGAGCCATTTTCTTGGAGAGATACCCAAGTGGCTATAAGGGGACCCTCTGCTAAGGGGTTAGACTGCGTAAGCGGTGCGAGGGTTCGAATCCCTCTCTCTCCGTTGTGAAGTACTTCCCTGTTAGGGATGAGAACCCTGGGTGGTTCGTTGGAGCATAAGCCTCGTTAGGATTGCATCGCAATCTCGCATAAATGATTTCATACAAAAAGAGCTTCCGGCGGAGGTTCTTTTTTTTGTTGTCCGGGAAACTGAACTATACGTAAAATGTGGATTACTTGAACGCTTCAGATGATAAACTGTAGGCGGTGCGGAGGCGAATTAGACCATTCTGCTAAGTGAAGCGGACTGAGATGGCGATATTTTGCGAAAAAGGTTAGAGAGGAAATCAGGCGTGGGGAGTTGCAGGATGATAATGGTGACAAGAAGAAGTTGAGCATGCGCTAGTTGGAAAAAGTGAACTTATTTCTCTCCAAAATCCAACAATTATTAGGTTTAAGTGGAAAAAGGAAACTTAATTGAGCAATATTACTCTGTCAGAGGCGGAATGAGCTAAATTAGTTAACCTTTTTCCACTTAACAGCGGAGCAGAGGGTGCCATGAGCCAATTAGTTAACCTTTTTCCACCTAACAGCGGGGCAGAGGGGGCACAAGCAATTTAGTGATCCTTTTTCCACCTGGAATTCGCAGAATTCATGGAGAGCTTTCCAGGCACCAGCTGACATCTAAAACGGCGCATCGTCCAGTGAAGGTTGCCGCAGCCCGTTTGTTCTGCTTTCTAAGCTAAAAAGCTCCTCTCCGCCCTCCGCAAGTTTCCCTATAATCGAACAAAAAAATCTGCTGATGCAACCCATTACCCCTTTAATAAATTGAAGGATTGATGCTGTAAAGAGACAAATGTTATATTATTTGCGGAAAAATAAAGTATTGTATTAGAAAAGGAAACAAATTCAAAAAAATGACGTGCTTCAAAAACCTCCGTTTTTCTCCGTTTCTCTCGGTTATTATTCATTCTCGCTGAATTACCTCACTTGCAAATTACCGTCAAGGTCATATAACCTTACATAAAATTCTGAAATTTGTATTACATTGCATTTTTGTTAGTGACTAGGATAGGGCTATGTGTTAATATAGGTGACATCAAAGAGCTGGGAAATGAAAAGCATGTAAAGAATGCGAAGCTGTAACGAATGTGAAGGTGCAAAGAATGCAAAGGTGCAGAGAATGCAAGGCAGAGAAAGGGGATTTAAAATGACTATGGGGAAAAGAGGATGGCGATGGAGTATTTCATTCAGCAATTAATTAACGGGATTTCCGTAGGCAGTATCTACGCTCTGATCGCCCTTGGTTACACTATGGTTTACGGTATTATCAAGCTGATCAATTTTGCACATGGGGATGTATTTATGGTGGGGTCGTTTATTGGACTGTATAGTGCCAAATATCTGACAGATGCAGGTTTTCCTCCGGTTGTCGTTCTGATTCTGTCGCTTGTCATCTCCATGACGATCAGTGCGCTGCTGGGCATAACGATTGAACGGTTGGCTTACAAGCCGCTGCGCAAATCCACACGGATTGCTGCACTGATTACAGCCATAGGTGTATCCTTTCTGCTTGAATATACCGGAGTGCTCATTCTCGGGCCGCAGGCTCAAGGCTTCCCGGACATTATGGACAAGAAACAGTTCACCCTCTTCGGATCATCTATCCAAGTGGAATCGAATCAGGTAATGATTCTTCTAACAACGATAATTCTTATGATTATTCTACAGTATATTGTCCGTTTCACCAAAACCGGCAAAGCCATGCGTGCGGTATCGTTTGATGTGGAGGCGGCGCGCTTGATGGGGATCAACGTAGATCGCACCATTTCGGCAACCTTTGCTATCGGTTCAGCGCTTGCTGCCGCAGCCGGGGTGATTTTCGGGATGACCTACAATTCTGTTGATCCTCTAATGGGTGTTATGCCTGGGCTTAAGGCTTTTGTTGCTGCTGTACTTGGTGGCATCGGAAGTATTCCGGGTGCGCTTGTAGGCGGGCTGCTGCTGGGGACGGTAGAGACGGAAATTTCCTCGCTCGGGTTTTCCTCCTGGCGTGACGGTGTAGCTTTTGCTGTATTGATTCTGATCCTTATCTTCAAACCATCCGGGCTGTTTGGCAAAAATGTCCGGGAGAAAGTGTAGGAGGGGATTGGCGTGAAGAAGCTGAATACAAATTTCTGGGTAGGCATTATTGTTGCCCTGGCCTTTTACGGAATCGTTCAAGTTCTTTTAACAACGGGAATCTTTAGTGATGTAACGAGATCTATGCTGCTGCTGATTGGTGTGAACATCATGCTGGCGGTATCGCTTAATCTGATTACCGGGATTACCGGACAGTTTTCCATCGGTCATGCAGGCTTTATGTCGGTAGGAGCGTATACCTCGGCTATCCTGACGCTGGATTATAACGTTCCCTTCATTCCGGCCATCCTTGCCGGAGGTGTGCTGGCGGCTGTGTTTGGCGTATTGATCGGCATGCCGACACTCCGCCTGAACGGTGACTATCTGGCTATTGCTACCCTTGGCTTCGGTGAAATTATCCGCATCATCATGCTCAACACGGAATATGTCGGCGGAGCTTCAGGACTGAGCGGGATTCCGGCCAAAACCACATGGACCATGCTGTTCCTGTTCACCCTGATTACAGTGGTAGTGATCAACAACTTCATCGGATCTACACACGGCCGCGCTTGTATCGCCATCCGTGAGAATGAGATTGCCGCAGAGGCAATGGGGATCAACACCACCCGTTACAAAATCATCGCTTTTACCATCGGTGCCTTGTTTGCCGGTATGGCCGGCGGGTTGTCAGCCCATACGTTCTATGTTATTACTCCGGGCAGCTTCAACTTCCTGAAGTCGTTCGAAATCATCGTAATGGTTGTACTCGGTGGACTTGGCAGCACAGCCGGTTCCATCGTCGGAGCGGTTTTCGTTACTCTGCTCTATACTTACTTACGCGAATTTCCGGAATGGCGGATGATTATCTATTCAATCGTTCTGATCCTGATGATGATCTTCCGTCCAAGCGGCCTGCTTGGCAAAACCAAATTTTCTCTGGGCAAGCTCGGCAAAAAGGAGGCCAAGGCAAATGACGCAATCAGCGAAAGCAGTGCTTCTTGAGGTTAAAGAGGCCAGCCGTTCTTTTGGCGGACTTAAAGCCCTTAGCGAAGTTTCCCTTTATATCGGCAAAGGCGAGCTTATCGGTCTGATCGGACCCAACGGTGCAGGCAAAACAACACTGTTTAACCTGCTGACCGGGGTTTATCCGCCCTCTACAGGCAGCATCATCCTTAACAATGAATCGATCGGCGGCATGAAGCCCTACAAGATTAACCATAAAGGGGCGGCGCGCACTTTTCAGAACATCCGGCTGTTTACATCCATGACCGTGCTGGAAAATGTGAAAATCGCCTTCCACCAGCATGCCAGGCATTCCCTGTTCACCTCGATGCTCCGGCTGCCGAAGCATTTCAAGGGAGAGGATGAAATCACGCAGAAGGCTATGGATATTCTGAAAATATTTAATCTCGCCGGTCAATGCGGTGAGGTTGCCAGCAATCTCAGCTACGGGAACCAGCGGCGTCTTGAAATTGCGCGGGCTCTGGCCGCAGGGCCGAAGCTGCTGCTCCTGGATGAACCGGCAGCGGGTATGAACCCGAATGAAACCCGTGATCTGATGAATCTGATTGCCTGGATCCGCAAGGAATTCGATCTTACGATTCTCCTGATTGAACACGATATGTCTCTTGTTATGGGTGTGTGCGACCGGATCTATGTGCTGGACCGCGGCATGCTGATTGCGAATGGCACACCCTCGGAGATCCGGAGCAATCCGAAGGTCATCGAAGCGTATTTGGGACAGGAGGCGTAAGGGGGATGCTCAAAGTACAAGGAATCAACGTTTATTATGGAGCGATCCACGCTCTGAAAGACCTTAGCATTGAAGTGAAGCAAGGGGAGATTGTGACCTTAATCGGTGCCAACGGCGCCGGCAAGTCGACACTGCTCAAAACACTATCCGGCCTGCTGAAGCCAAAGACAGGCAGCATTGAGTTTCTCGATAAATCCATTACGAACCAGAGTGTCCAGTCGATTGTGAAGCAGGGATTGATTCATTGCCCGGAAGGGCGGCGCGTATTTGCCAATATGTCGGTAGAAGAAAATCTTGAGCTTGGCGCTTATTTGCAGAATCCGTCCAGTCTGGCGGCTGATTTTGAGAGGGTCTACAAGACTTTCCCGAGACTTCTGGAACGCAAGAAACAGCAGGCCGGAACGCTGTCCGGCGGCGAGCAACAAATGCTTGCTATGGGCCGTGCGCTTATGGGGCACCCCAAGCTGCTGCTGCTGGATGAACCGTCCATGGGGCTTGCTCCGCTTCTCGTGCAGGATATTTTTAAAATCGTCAAAGAAGTGAACGCTGCCGGCACAACCGTGCTGCTAGTAGAGCAGAATGCGCATCAGGCCCTCAAAATCGCCCACCGCGCTTATGTGCTGGAAACCGGCAGAGTCGTGCTGGAAGGCGACGCCAAGGAACTGGCGGATTCCGAAGAGATTAAAATGGCTTACCTCGGGCACTAGGTCCGGGCTGACCTGACATGCGGCATCATGGAAACAACATATAAAAAATTCAATTATTCGGGAGGCTGAGAGAAACAATGAAGAAAATTGGGGCCATTATTTTGTCGGCAGTACTGACAGCAGTATTAGCTTC
This genomic interval carries:
- a CDS encoding GGDEF domain-containing protein, with the protein product MSPSGTSAYRQAKWIKRFLQTYWLVIALHFLAQLAAYTFLPYERGAHEFYYGVLLYPTLLMGAVVGIAQWIDRRASKYSFISLFMAGTIIAMIIIHLNMDIRIIGALMLLPIFASAIFYRLDLTFFTFALQAVAFFVMYRWDYWFKYFFSSFDLIAIPIFLVVGTLVASIMIINGRELVSDLEASLMAKQDLLIENAVMRKLSTTDALTDLYNHISFHEFYDKALEYGDQGAPFHLALIDIDNFKLINDKYGHRAGDIILARVAKVIRDLISSADIAARYGGEEFAILFFEKTFEEAEAIADKIRLRLSGTPHEEMDGAAVTVSIGLKSYSQGTTKEQLFEEVDALLYAAKHEGKNKVRTPYSSTVFT
- a CDS encoding CGNR zinc finger domain-containing protein: MLWDDFINSYWRDWRTGDRSKDKDKLQDQEWLAVWLEQHSLRAELPPEPKELEQLQQLRSLLREAVQKLVQDCPPDGDLLERLNGYMLMGPVIRQVVQSVEGKVKISFQPQRPDWEQVMAEIASSFAAALVEKDTSRFRICENPDCLWVYYDDTRNRSKRYCDDKMCGNLMKVRRFRARKKAGMEGNSE
- a CDS encoding DinB family protein is translated as MQNKISDVLLQNWDYVMDIEDWAPPLSAALEGVTSEQAVWKPQGEAGNSIWETVNHLTYYKERLLIKLKGLPKLPEAESNDATFTVTESGEEAWGHAVAKLKQVHASLREVIEALEEGAYDWGGSGHAPGEEVMSLILHDSYHTGQIVLVRKLQGSWPTNRSFN
- the cmpA gene encoding cortex morphogenetic protein CmpA, encoding MPQWLCHQLMKAYYKKDRRQIKLLNECWFFYRNSAEARDSIQREV
- a CDS encoding SprT family protein, which translates into the protein MSNEELQQWIEQVSQDSFGVPFRHKASFNSRLSTTGGRYFIKSHNIEINPMQLEMFGREETERIIKHELCHYHLHLSKRGYMHRDADFKKLLAMVGGSRFCQTLPGAKARKPLPYRYKLVCTACATEYPRKRKADPKRYRCGNCAGKLKLVALEESRGKAK
- a CDS encoding pentapeptide repeat-containing protein translates to MSNKIDPPKITEENALLPQQIHTLQSKEEISHCLISDSLIEYQEADRVSFDKVIFRNVTVTESTLHAIELTDVIFENCDLSNVNFSDAFVHRTEFRNCKLIGTDFSRGRFQNVRIVDCIGDFASFRFGKFKGTVFTNCRLVSSDYYQAELTHIGFSECDIDQATFAGCRLKEIDLSDCSFTGLHVDIEDLAGCIISAEQAASFAGLLGLVIKTDTEL
- a CDS encoding Lrp/AsnC family transcriptional regulator, giving the protein MENYAIDDIDYRILHYIIEDSRLSHKEIGEKIHMTGQAVGARIRRMRELEIIEGYTVRWNPQKLGQNIHALITVFLSSNKAHPLFQKFALEHGSVAELHRVSGEGCYWMRVYAKDHDELATFLDQLLEFGNYRVNLGMGQLK
- a CDS encoding MBL fold metallo-hydrolase, with the translated sequence MKIQLIRNAALWLEYGGITFLVDPMLSEQEANPPIPNSPNARRNPLVPLPGPVQQWLAPDAVLVTHLHQDHWDEAAVSLLPHELPVLCQDGDEGTLSAQGFGHVSVVEDHAAKNFRGVTLKRTGGRHGTGEIGELMGKVSGFVFRAEGEPVLYVAGDTIWCDEVKVALDEHKPEVIIVNAGGAQFLTGGHITMNEQDIIELCRYAPEASVIAVHMEAINHCLVTREQLAARLEQEGLLGRVKIPADGEWC
- a CDS encoding branched-chain amino acid ABC transporter permease, translated to MEYFIQQLINGISVGSIYALIALGYTMVYGIIKLINFAHGDVFMVGSFIGLYSAKYLTDAGFPPVVVLILSLVISMTISALLGITIERLAYKPLRKSTRIAALITAIGVSFLLEYTGVLILGPQAQGFPDIMDKKQFTLFGSSIQVESNQVMILLTTIILMIILQYIVRFTKTGKAMRAVSFDVEAARLMGINVDRTISATFAIGSALAAAAGVIFGMTYNSVDPLMGVMPGLKAFVAAVLGGIGSIPGALVGGLLLGTVETEISSLGFSSWRDGVAFAVLILILIFKPSGLFGKNVREKV
- a CDS encoding branched-chain amino acid ABC transporter permease; translated protein: MKKLNTNFWVGIIVALAFYGIVQVLLTTGIFSDVTRSMLLLIGVNIMLAVSLNLITGITGQFSIGHAGFMSVGAYTSAILTLDYNVPFIPAILAGGVLAAVFGVLIGMPTLRLNGDYLAIATLGFGEIIRIIMLNTEYVGGASGLSGIPAKTTWTMLFLFTLITVVVINNFIGSTHGRACIAIRENEIAAEAMGINTTRYKIIAFTIGALFAGMAGGLSAHTFYVITPGSFNFLKSFEIIVMVVLGGLGSTAGSIVGAVFVTLLYTYLREFPEWRMIIYSIVLILMMIFRPSGLLGKTKFSLGKLGKKEAKANDAISESSAS
- a CDS encoding ABC transporter ATP-binding protein, which encodes MTQSAKAVLLEVKEASRSFGGLKALSEVSLYIGKGELIGLIGPNGAGKTTLFNLLTGVYPPSTGSIILNNESIGGMKPYKINHKGAARTFQNIRLFTSMTVLENVKIAFHQHARHSLFTSMLRLPKHFKGEDEITQKAMDILKIFNLAGQCGEVASNLSYGNQRRLEIARALAAGPKLLLLDEPAAGMNPNETRDLMNLIAWIRKEFDLTILLIEHDMSLVMGVCDRIYVLDRGMLIANGTPSEIRSNPKVIEAYLGQEA
- a CDS encoding ABC transporter ATP-binding protein; its protein translation is MLKVQGINVYYGAIHALKDLSIEVKQGEIVTLIGANGAGKSTLLKTLSGLLKPKTGSIEFLDKSITNQSVQSIVKQGLIHCPEGRRVFANMSVEENLELGAYLQNPSSLAADFERVYKTFPRLLERKKQQAGTLSGGEQQMLAMGRALMGHPKLLLLDEPSMGLAPLLVQDIFKIVKEVNAAGTTVLLVEQNAHQALKIAHRAYVLETGRVVLEGDAKELADSEEIKMAYLGH